From Eleftheria terrae, the proteins below share one genomic window:
- the fahA gene encoding fumarylacetoacetase, translating to MYGIDETHDASLRSWVDSANEAQTDFPIQNLPIGVFRRAGSQDTFRPGVAIGDQVVDLLAARDAGVLKGEAAEALQGCESGELNRFMAQGRAARLALRHALSAALRSGSPQQAALQPCLLRQADVEHALPCRVGDYTDFYTGIHHATAVGKLFRPDNPLLPNYKWVPIGYHGRSSSLGVSGQVFVRPQGQTKGAGDTPEFGPSKRLDYELEVGAFIGTGNPLGTPVGMEQAEDHLFGLVLLNDWSARDLQAWEYQPLGPFLAKNFASTISPWIVTMEALAPFRAPWTRAEGDPQPLPYLDSPANRRQGAVDMALEVWLRTPAMAAAGQPAERLMQSNFRDAYWSLAQMVAHHSVNGCNLQPGDLLGSGTQSGPEEGQGGSLLELTHGGQKPVRLANGETRTFLADGDTVILRAHCQRDGFRRIGFGDCAGTVLPAGKR from the coding sequence ATGTACGGCATCGACGAAACCCACGACGCCAGCCTGCGCAGCTGGGTCGACAGCGCCAATGAGGCGCAGACCGACTTCCCGATCCAGAACCTGCCCATCGGCGTGTTCCGCCGTGCGGGCAGCCAGGACACCTTCCGTCCCGGCGTGGCCATCGGCGACCAGGTGGTGGACCTGCTGGCCGCCCGCGACGCCGGGGTCCTGAAGGGCGAGGCGGCCGAGGCGCTCCAGGGCTGCGAAAGCGGCGAGCTGAACCGCTTCATGGCGCAGGGCCGTGCGGCACGGCTGGCGTTGCGTCATGCGCTGTCGGCCGCGCTGCGCAGCGGCAGCCCGCAGCAGGCGGCCCTGCAGCCCTGCCTGCTGCGCCAGGCCGATGTCGAACATGCCTTGCCCTGCCGGGTCGGTGACTACACCGACTTCTATACCGGCATCCACCACGCCACCGCGGTGGGCAAGCTGTTCCGGCCCGACAACCCGCTGCTGCCGAACTACAAGTGGGTGCCCATCGGCTACCACGGCCGCTCCTCGTCGCTGGGCGTCAGCGGCCAGGTGTTCGTGCGGCCGCAGGGCCAGACCAAGGGCGCCGGCGACACGCCGGAGTTCGGGCCGTCGAAGCGGCTGGACTACGAGCTCGAGGTCGGCGCCTTCATCGGCACCGGCAACCCGCTCGGCACGCCGGTGGGCATGGAGCAGGCCGAGGACCACCTGTTCGGCCTGGTGCTGCTCAACGACTGGTCGGCGCGCGACCTGCAGGCCTGGGAGTACCAGCCGCTCGGGCCCTTCCTGGCCAAGAACTTCGCCAGCACCATCTCGCCCTGGATCGTGACGATGGAGGCCCTGGCCCCCTTCCGCGCGCCGTGGACGCGCGCCGAGGGCGACCCCCAGCCGCTGCCCTACCTCGACAGCCCGGCCAACCGGCGCCAGGGCGCGGTCGACATGGCGTTGGAGGTCTGGCTGCGCACGCCCGCGATGGCTGCCGCCGGGCAGCCGGCCGAGCGGCTGATGCAATCCAACTTCCGCGATGCTTACTGGAGCCTGGCGCAGATGGTGGCGCACCACAGTGTCAATGGATGCAACTTGCAGCCCGGTGATCTGCTAGGCTCCGGCACGCAATCGGGACCCGAGGAAGGGCAGGGCGGCTCGCTGCTGGAACTGACCCACGGCGGCCAAAAGCCGGTGCGATTGGCGAACGGCGAGACACGCACTTTCCTGGCTGACGGGGATACTGTGATCTTGCGTGCTCACTGCCAGCGCGATGGCTTCCGCCGCATCGGCTTCGGGGATTGTGCCGGCACGGTACTGCCCGCCGGCAAGCGTTGA
- a CDS encoding TRAP transporter large permease, whose amino-acid sequence MNGTTVGLAMFAAMLLMMALRVPIAAAMFIPGALGYWAMTSDLALLNMLKGSAVARLTVYDLSVIPLFLLMGQFATQGGLSRELFRAAAAFIGHIRGGLGMAAILAATAFGAVCGSSVATSATIAQVAYPEMKAHGYAGRLSTGVLATGGSLGILIPPSVPLVVYAILTEQNIAKLFAAAFVPGLIAALGYIAVIAVYCRLRPALAPASEPLPWRQRWRALLGVWPIATVFVVVFGGIYQGWFTPTEGAAIGAIGTFVAGLAKRELGWQGIQRAFLGTAETSAMVFMIFLGADMMNASLALTQMPAELAQWVAGLAVPPLLIVGLVLLFYVVLGCVMDELSMVLLTIPVLFPAVMGLPLWGLELQDKAIWFGILVLMVVQIGLVAPPVGLNVYVVNGVCKDVPMSETYRGVLPFIASDVLRVLVLLFVPAVSLGAVWWLF is encoded by the coding sequence ATGAACGGCACCACCGTGGGGCTGGCGATGTTCGCCGCCATGCTGCTGATGATGGCGCTGCGCGTGCCGATCGCCGCGGCCATGTTCATTCCCGGCGCGCTGGGCTACTGGGCGATGACCAGCGACCTGGCCTTGCTCAATATGCTGAAGGGGTCGGCCGTGGCCCGCCTGACGGTGTACGACCTGTCGGTGATCCCGCTGTTCCTGCTGATGGGCCAGTTCGCCACCCAGGGCGGGCTGTCACGCGAGCTGTTCCGCGCCGCGGCGGCCTTCATCGGCCACATTCGTGGCGGCCTCGGCATGGCGGCCATCCTGGCGGCCACCGCCTTCGGCGCGGTGTGCGGCTCCTCGGTGGCCACCTCGGCCACCATTGCGCAGGTGGCCTACCCGGAGATGAAGGCGCATGGCTATGCCGGGCGGCTGTCCACCGGGGTGCTGGCCACCGGCGGCTCGCTGGGCATCCTGATTCCGCCGTCGGTGCCGCTGGTGGTGTACGCCATCCTCACCGAGCAGAACATCGCCAAGCTCTTCGCCGCCGCCTTCGTGCCGGGGCTGATCGCGGCCTTGGGCTACATCGCGGTGATCGCGGTCTATTGCCGCCTGCGCCCGGCGCTGGCGCCGGCCAGCGAGCCGCTGCCATGGCGGCAGCGCTGGCGTGCACTGCTCGGTGTGTGGCCGATTGCCACCGTGTTCGTGGTCGTGTTCGGCGGCATCTACCAGGGCTGGTTCACGCCGACCGAGGGCGCGGCCATCGGTGCCATCGGCACCTTCGTGGCGGGCTTGGCCAAGCGCGAGCTGGGCTGGCAGGGCATCCAGCGCGCCTTCCTGGGCACCGCCGAGACCTCGGCCATGGTGTTCATGATCTTCCTCGGCGCCGACATGATGAACGCCTCGCTGGCGCTCACGCAGATGCCGGCCGAGCTGGCGCAGTGGGTGGCCGGCCTCGCGGTGCCGCCGCTGCTGATCGTCGGCCTGGTGCTGCTGTTCTACGTGGTGCTTGGCTGCGTGATGGACGAGCTGTCGATGGTGCTGCTGACCATCCCGGTGCTGTTCCCTGCGGTGATGGGTCTGCCGCTGTGGGGCCTGGAGTTGCAGGACAAGGCGATCTGGTTCGGCATCCTGGTGCTGATGGTGGTGCAGATCGGCCTGGTGGCGCCGCCGGTGGGACTGAACGTCTATGTCGTCAACGGCGTCTGCAAGGACGTGCCGATGAGCGAGACCTACCGCGGTGTGCTGCCCTTCATCGCCAGCGACGTGCTGCGCGTGCTGGTGCTGCTGTTCGTGCCGGCCGTCAGCCTCGGCGCGGTGTGGTGGCTGTTCTGA
- a CDS encoding heavy-metal-associated domain-containing protein, with translation MKQTFQVEGMSCGHCVQAVTRAVQALDARAHVQVDLSQGRVEVDSEQAREALARAIADEGYKVLA, from the coding sequence ATGAAGCAGACCTTCCAGGTCGAAGGCATGAGCTGCGGTCACTGCGTGCAGGCCGTCACGCGGGCCGTGCAGGCACTGGACGCCCGGGCCCATGTGCAGGTCGACCTGTCGCAGGGCCGCGTGGAAGTGGACAGCGAGCAGGCGCGCGAGGCGCTGGCCCGCGCGATTGCGGACGAAGGCTACAAGGTGCTGGCATGA
- a CDS encoding DUF2783 domain-containing protein, whose protein sequence is MTLITTPHLDAPDEFYEALIEAHQGLSTAQSHELNAKLVLLLANHVGASQVLLQALALARANVLTAAAAAATTAAGATHPEGAQR, encoded by the coding sequence ATGACACTCATCACCACCCCCCACCTCGACGCGCCGGACGAATTCTACGAAGCGCTGATCGAGGCTCACCAAGGCCTGAGCACCGCGCAGAGCCACGAGCTCAATGCCAAGCTGGTGCTGCTGCTGGCCAACCATGTCGGCGCAAGCCAGGTGCTGCTGCAGGCCCTGGCCCTGGCGCGCGCCAATGTCCTCACCGCCGCCGCTGCAGCAGCAACGACCGCTGCCGGCGCGACGCATCCTGAAGGAGCCCAACGATGA
- the prpF gene encoding 2-methylaconitate cis-trans isomerase PrpF: MKQIRIPAVYMRGGTSKGVFFHADDLPAEPTRRDALLLRVVGSPDPYGQQIDGLGGGSSSTSKVVILSPSRRPDCDVDYLFGAVAIDRPVIDWSGNCGNLSAAVGPYALARGLLPMPAGEGLATVRIWQVNTGKRLLAHVPVAGGEVVEGGDFELDGVTFPAAEIRLEFLDLGRDDGPAAAVGLFPTGRPLDRIDVPGLGQVQVTLIDAGNPAVFVEAAALGLQGTERQAEVNGDAQLLERCERLRCHGAVAMGLAPDTAAAALRPATPKLAWVAPARDYRSAAGRLVAAGEIDLNVRILSMGRLHHAMTGTGAVAIAAAAAVPGTLLAGLLGAPRTALRFGHPSGTLAVGAEARLVAGHWSVQRVQLSRSARRLMEGHVLVPAGLA; the protein is encoded by the coding sequence ATGAAGCAGATCCGCATCCCCGCCGTCTACATGCGCGGCGGCACCAGCAAGGGCGTGTTCTTCCATGCCGACGACCTGCCCGCCGAGCCGACGCGGCGCGACGCGCTGCTGTTGCGCGTGGTGGGCAGCCCGGACCCCTACGGGCAGCAGATCGACGGCCTGGGTGGCGGCAGCTCGAGCACCAGCAAGGTGGTGATCCTCTCGCCGTCGCGCCGGCCCGACTGCGATGTTGACTACCTGTTCGGCGCGGTCGCCATCGACCGCCCGGTGATCGACTGGTCGGGCAACTGCGGCAACCTCAGCGCCGCGGTGGGCCCCTATGCGCTGGCCCGCGGGCTGCTGCCCATGCCGGCCGGCGAGGGCCTGGCCACCGTCCGGATCTGGCAGGTCAACACCGGCAAGCGCCTGCTGGCCCATGTGCCGGTGGCCGGCGGCGAGGTGGTCGAAGGCGGCGATTTCGAGCTCGACGGCGTGACCTTCCCGGCGGCCGAGATCCGGCTCGAGTTCCTGGATCTGGGGCGCGACGACGGGCCGGCCGCCGCGGTGGGCCTCTTCCCCACCGGCCGCCCGTTGGACCGCATCGACGTGCCGGGGCTTGGCCAGGTGCAGGTGACCTTGATCGATGCCGGCAACCCGGCCGTGTTCGTCGAGGCAGCGGCACTTGGCCTGCAGGGCACCGAGCGGCAGGCCGAGGTCAACGGCGACGCGCAGCTGCTGGAGCGCTGCGAGCGGCTGCGCTGCCACGGCGCGGTCGCCATGGGCCTGGCCCCCGATACGGCGGCCGCGGCGCTGCGGCCCGCCACCCCGAAGCTGGCCTGGGTGGCGCCTGCCCGTGACTACCGCAGCGCCGCCGGCCGGCTGGTGGCGGCCGGCGAGATCGACCTGAACGTGCGCATCCTCTCGATGGGCCGGCTGCACCATGCCATGACGGGCACCGGTGCGGTGGCCATCGCGGCAGCGGCGGCCGTGCCGGGCACCTTGCTGGCTGGTCTGCTCGGCGCACCGCGCACGGCACTGCGCTTCGGCCACCCGTCGGGCACGCTGGCCGTGGGCGCCGAGGCGCGTCTGGTGGCCGGCCACTGGTCGGTGCAGCGCGTGCAGCTCAGCCGCAGCGCCCGCCGGCTGATGGAAGGCCATGTGCTGGTGCCCGCCGGGCTGGCCTGA
- a CDS encoding FAD-dependent oxidoreductase, whose amino-acid sequence MPMASTATDDVDYPSLRFVHAPLPAGGEGAVRHPVVVVGAGPVGLSLAIDLAQQGVPVLLLDRDDRLASGSRAICFAQRTLEVFDRLGCGERFVQKGVSWQVGKVFFRDEQVYRFDLQPQAGHQRPAFVNLQQYYCEGYLVERAQQLQERLHLRWGHQVVAVEAGDDGVSLEVEAGGGRYRLQTDYLVACDGARSVVRQQLGRERAGRVFRDRFLIADVRLPQGGFPAERWFWFDPPFHPGQSVLLHSQPDGVWRVDFQLGWDADPQEAQRPEHLLPRLRALLGEQPFELEWVSVYTFACQRMERFREGRVLFAGDAAHRVSPFGARGANSGVQDADNLAWKLACVLRGEAPPALLDSYADEREQAADENIRHSSRATDFISPKSEVSRLFRQSVLELAKEHAFARTLVNSGRLSTPTWLPASPLNTPDADRFDGGLPPGAPATDAPVRACPADGSQAVPGWLLRQLPATGFTALLFGPGGMDAAALEAWQAAAHGLASLQWVVVLPAGATRRPALAGARVLLDAEGLLQERYDGRPGTLYLLRPDRHVCARWRRPEPAALRAALQRALCRA is encoded by the coding sequence ATGCCGATGGCCTCCACCGCCACCGATGACGTGGACTACCCCTCGCTGCGCTTTGTGCACGCGCCGCTGCCCGCTGGCGGGGAGGGCGCGGTGCGCCACCCGGTGGTGGTGGTCGGCGCTGGCCCGGTCGGCCTGAGCCTGGCCATCGACCTGGCGCAGCAGGGCGTGCCGGTGCTGCTGCTCGACCGCGACGACCGGCTGGCCTCGGGCTCGCGGGCCATCTGCTTCGCCCAGCGCACGCTGGAGGTGTTCGACCGCCTGGGCTGTGGCGAGCGCTTCGTGCAGAAGGGCGTGTCCTGGCAGGTCGGCAAGGTCTTCTTCCGCGACGAGCAGGTCTACCGCTTCGACCTGCAGCCGCAGGCGGGCCACCAGCGGCCGGCCTTCGTGAACCTGCAGCAGTACTACTGCGAGGGCTACCTGGTCGAGCGCGCGCAACAGCTGCAGGAGCGGCTCCATCTGCGCTGGGGTCACCAGGTGGTGGCGGTGGAGGCGGGCGACGACGGCGTGTCGCTGGAGGTGGAGGCTGGCGGAGGGCGCTACCGGCTGCAGACCGACTACCTGGTGGCCTGTGACGGCGCCCGCTCGGTGGTCCGGCAGCAGCTGGGGCGCGAACGCGCCGGGCGGGTGTTCCGCGACCGCTTCCTGATTGCCGACGTCCGCCTGCCGCAGGGCGGCTTCCCGGCGGAGCGGTGGTTCTGGTTCGACCCGCCGTTCCATCCCGGCCAGAGCGTGCTGCTGCACAGCCAGCCGGACGGTGTCTGGCGGGTCGACTTCCAGCTCGGCTGGGATGCCGATCCGCAGGAGGCCCAGCGTCCCGAGCACCTGCTGCCGCGGCTGCGGGCGCTGCTCGGCGAGCAGCCCTTCGAGCTCGAATGGGTCAGCGTCTACACCTTTGCCTGCCAGCGCATGGAGCGCTTCCGGGAGGGCCGGGTGCTGTTCGCCGGCGACGCGGCGCACCGGGTCTCGCCCTTCGGCGCACGCGGCGCGAACTCCGGCGTGCAGGATGCCGACAACCTGGCCTGGAAGCTCGCCTGTGTGCTGCGGGGCGAGGCGCCGCCCGCGCTGCTCGACAGCTACGCCGACGAGCGCGAGCAGGCGGCCGACGAGAACATCCGCCATTCCAGCCGGGCCACCGACTTCATCAGCCCCAAGAGCGAAGTCAGCCGGCTGTTCCGGCAATCGGTGCTCGAGCTGGCCAAGGAGCACGCCTTCGCCCGCACGCTGGTGAACAGCGGCCGGCTGTCGACGCCCACCTGGTTGCCGGCGTCCCCGCTGAACACGCCGGACGCCGACCGCTTCGACGGCGGCCTGCCGCCTGGCGCACCGGCCACCGATGCACCGGTGCGGGCGTGCCCGGCAGACGGCAGCCAGGCGGTCCCCGGCTGGCTGCTGCGCCAGCTGCCGGCGACCGGCTTCACCGCCTTGCTGTTCGGCCCCGGCGGGATGGACGCCGCGGCGCTCGAGGCATGGCAGGCGGCCGCCCACGGCCTGGCCTCACTGCAGTGGGTGGTGGTGCTGCCGGCCGGTGCCACCCGCCGGCCGGCGCTGGCCGGCGCCCGCGTGCTGCTGGATGCCGAGGGCCTGCTGCAAGAGCGCTACGACGGCCGGCCGGGCACCCTCTATCTGCTGCGGCCCGACCGGCATGTCTGCGCCCGCTGGCGCCGGCCCGAGCCGGCTGCACTGCGTGCCGCGCTGCAGCGGGCCTTGTGCCGCGCCTAG
- a CDS encoding TRAP transporter small permease: MYVFLRKTALLFALLGGLAACAVACLTTASIAGRALWTAPIPGDVELSQFGVALCISLCLPWCQLRGGNIIVDFFTARVTAGTQRRLDGLGALMLSAMMALLAWRTAAGAVSVQAGGETSMILGLPMWMVYVVLAPGFALTLLVALYQAGCRLAGRPLQELAA, from the coding sequence ATGTACGTCTTCCTGCGCAAGACGGCGCTGCTGTTCGCCCTGCTGGGCGGGCTGGCAGCCTGCGCCGTCGCCTGCCTGACCACCGCCAGCATTGCCGGGCGCGCCCTGTGGACGGCGCCCATCCCGGGTGATGTGGAGCTGAGCCAGTTCGGCGTGGCGCTGTGCATCTCGCTGTGCCTGCCCTGGTGCCAGCTGCGCGGCGGCAACATCATCGTGGACTTCTTCACCGCCCGGGTGACCGCTGGCACCCAACGGCGGCTGGACGGCCTGGGTGCGCTGATGCTGTCGGCCATGATGGCCCTGCTGGCCTGGCGCACCGCGGCCGGTGCCGTGTCGGTGCAGGCGGGTGGGGAGACTTCGATGATCCTTGGCCTGCCGATGTGGATGGTCTACGTGGTGCTGGCGCCCGGCTTCGCGCTCACGCTGCTGGTGGCGCTGTACCAGGCAGGCTGCCGTCTGGCGGGCCGCCCGCTGCAGGAGCTGGCGGCATGA
- the hmgA gene encoding homogentisate 1,2-dioxygenase, translating into MTSSPTLTYQSGFGNEFATEAVAGALPQGRNSPQRAPFDLYPELVSGTAFTAPRAENRRSWLYRRQPSVVSGRYAAYAQPFWKTGAAEGLRTSPEPLRWHPFPLPQDEADFIDGMRTLAVNGDVEAQTGMGAHVYLANRSMERRAFVNADGEMLLVPQQGRLRITTELGVLDVAPGEIALLPRGIAFKVALPDGPSRGYVCENYGAMFRLPELGPIGSNGLANARDFQAPVAAYEPEAGEYEVVKKFAGALWRAPMAHTPFNVVAWHGNLAPCKYNTAHFMTIGSISHDHPDPSIFTVLTSPSDTPGTANCDFVIFPPRWMVAEDTFRPPWYHRNLMSEFMGLVYGQYDAKPEGFKPGGASLHNCMVPHGPDTEAFEKASTAELKPHKLDNTLAFMFESRFRFLPTEFAMNGGALDTAYADCWQGLKNQFKED; encoded by the coding sequence ATGACCTCATCACCCACCCTGACCTACCAGAGCGGCTTCGGCAACGAATTCGCCACCGAGGCCGTGGCCGGTGCGCTGCCGCAAGGCCGCAACAGCCCGCAGCGCGCCCCGTTCGACCTCTACCCGGAGCTGGTCTCGGGCACCGCCTTCACTGCGCCGCGGGCCGAGAACCGGCGCAGCTGGCTGTACCGGCGCCAGCCGTCGGTGGTGTCGGGCCGCTATGCCGCCTACGCCCAGCCGTTCTGGAAGACCGGTGCCGCCGAGGGGCTGCGCACCTCGCCCGAGCCGCTGCGCTGGCACCCGTTCCCGCTGCCGCAGGACGAGGCCGACTTCATCGACGGCATGCGCACGCTGGCCGTCAATGGCGATGTCGAGGCCCAGACCGGCATGGGCGCCCATGTCTACCTGGCCAACCGCTCGATGGAGCGGCGCGCCTTCGTCAACGCCGACGGCGAGATGCTGCTGGTGCCGCAACAGGGCCGCCTGCGCATCACCACCGAGCTCGGCGTGCTGGACGTGGCACCCGGCGAGATCGCGCTGCTGCCGCGCGGCATTGCCTTCAAGGTGGCGCTGCCGGACGGCCCGTCGCGTGGCTATGTCTGCGAGAACTACGGTGCCATGTTCCGGCTGCCCGAGCTGGGCCCGATCGGCTCCAACGGCCTGGCCAACGCGCGCGACTTCCAGGCGCCCGTGGCCGCCTACGAGCCCGAGGCCGGCGAGTACGAGGTGGTGAAGAAGTTCGCCGGCGCGCTGTGGCGCGCGCCGATGGCCCACACCCCGTTCAACGTGGTCGCGTGGCACGGCAACCTGGCGCCCTGCAAGTACAACACCGCGCACTTCATGACGATCGGCTCGATCAGCCACGACCATCCCGACCCGTCCATCTTCACGGTGCTGACCTCGCCGTCGGACACCCCGGGCACCGCCAATTGCGACTTCGTGATCTTCCCGCCGCGCTGGATGGTGGCCGAGGACACCTTCCGTCCGCCGTGGTACCACCGCAACCTGATGAGCGAGTTCATGGGCCTGGTCTATGGCCAGTACGATGCCAAGCCCGAAGGCTTCAAGCCCGGCGGCGCCTCGCTGCACAACTGCATGGTGCCCCACGGCCCGGACACCGAGGCCTTCGAGAAGGCCAGCACCGCCGAACTCAAGCCCCACAAGCTCGACAACACGCTGGCCTTCATGTTCGAAAGCCGCTTCCGCTTCCTGCCGACCGAGTTCGCGATGAACGGCGGCGCCCTCGACACTGCCTATGCCGACTGCTGGCAAGGCCTGAAGAACCAGTTCAAGGAGGACTGA
- a CDS encoding TRAP transporter substrate-binding protein, whose protein sequence is MKKLFKLCAVAVGALAAGAGASAQEVTLKVHHFWNPQAMPPVKVLQPWCDKIAAESNKRLKCQIFPAMQLGGTPAQLIDQARDGVVDIAFTLPGYTAGRFPVMEVFELPFMTNSAEAGAKAAWDFYVKYGQKEFAGLKPLMFSVHDEGYLHTSKKQVRTMADLKGLKLRAPTRMTNKLLASLGAAPVAMPLPAVAEAVNKGVIDGFLLPWEVIPSVKLQEMVKFHAETEASRPALYSAVFTLAMNQARYDSLPADLKAIIDRNSGAAFSAAAGKTWDESQAVGRKPAVDRGNTFYTIPAAEVDQWIKASAPLYDEWTAAMDKAGLPGKQMLQDARDLLVKYKK, encoded by the coding sequence ATGAAGAAGTTGTTCAAGCTGTGCGCCGTCGCTGTCGGTGCACTGGCCGCTGGCGCGGGTGCTTCGGCCCAGGAAGTGACGCTCAAGGTGCATCACTTCTGGAACCCGCAGGCCATGCCGCCCGTCAAGGTGCTGCAGCCGTGGTGCGACAAGATCGCCGCGGAGTCCAACAAGCGCCTCAAGTGCCAGATCTTCCCGGCCATGCAGCTGGGCGGCACGCCGGCCCAGCTGATCGACCAGGCCCGCGACGGCGTGGTCGACATCGCCTTCACGCTGCCCGGCTACACCGCCGGCCGCTTCCCGGTGATGGAGGTGTTCGAGCTGCCCTTCATGACCAACTCGGCCGAAGCCGGCGCCAAGGCGGCCTGGGACTTCTACGTCAAGTACGGCCAGAAGGAGTTTGCCGGGTTGAAGCCGCTGATGTTCAGCGTGCATGACGAAGGCTACCTGCACACCAGCAAGAAGCAGGTGCGCACGATGGCCGACCTGAAGGGCCTGAAGCTGCGCGCCCCGACCCGCATGACCAACAAGCTGCTGGCCTCGCTCGGCGCGGCGCCGGTGGCCATGCCGCTGCCGGCGGTGGCCGAGGCGGTCAACAAGGGCGTGATCGACGGCTTCCTGCTGCCCTGGGAGGTGATTCCCTCGGTCAAGCTGCAGGAGATGGTGAAGTTCCATGCCGAGACCGAGGCCAGCCGGCCCGCCCTCTACAGCGCGGTGTTCACGCTGGCGATGAACCAGGCCCGCTACGACAGCCTGCCGGCCGACCTGAAGGCCATCATCGACCGCAACAGCGGCGCCGCCTTCTCGGCCGCCGCCGGCAAGACCTGGGATGAGAGCCAGGCGGTGGGCCGCAAGCCGGCCGTGGACCGCGGCAACACCTTCTACACCATCCCGGCCGCCGAGGTCGACCAGTGGATCAAGGCGTCCGCCCCGCTCTACGACGAGTGGACCGCCGCGATGGACAAGGCCGGCCTGCCCGGCAAGCAGATGCTGCAGGACGCCCGGGACCTGCTGGTCAAGTACAAGAAGTGA
- a CDS encoding Gfo/Idh/MocA family protein, giving the protein MTRAAHRSLRWGVLGAGRIAEGALIPALHSLGSPVVAVGCRDATRGAAYAQRNGIATALGYEALLAREDIDAVYIALHNSAHLPWTLAALRAGKHVLCEKPLALSAAEVRDMQAAQAAAGRQVMEAFMYRFHPQVSRAAEIVRSGELGELRLLRGAFGFDLSGLPQDSRWDPALGGGALYDVGCYPLNLMRLLSGHEPELVSADADFSASGVDQLAHVQLRLGSAIGHLDCGFALPLLDHHFELFGSRGHLRLPQPFIAKNVAAELQVSLQGVERIERFEPVDHYALMVAHFERAALGEEALRWGLDDALAQAQALDAILQRIRPA; this is encoded by the coding sequence ATGACGCGCGCCGCTCACCGCAGCCTGCGCTGGGGCGTGCTGGGCGCCGGCCGCATTGCCGAGGGCGCGCTGATCCCGGCGCTGCACTCGCTGGGCAGCCCGGTCGTGGCGGTCGGCTGCCGCGACGCGACGCGCGGCGCCGCCTATGCGCAGCGCAACGGCATCGCCACCGCGCTGGGCTACGAGGCGCTGCTGGCGCGCGAGGACATCGACGCCGTCTACATTGCCCTGCACAACAGCGCCCACCTGCCGTGGACGCTGGCCGCGCTGCGGGCCGGCAAGCATGTGCTGTGCGAAAAGCCACTGGCGCTGAGCGCCGCCGAGGTGCGCGACATGCAAGCGGCGCAGGCAGCGGCCGGGCGCCAGGTGATGGAAGCCTTCATGTACCGCTTCCATCCGCAGGTGAGCCGCGCGGCAGAGATCGTGCGCAGCGGCGAACTGGGCGAACTGCGCCTGCTGCGCGGCGCCTTCGGCTTCGACCTGTCGGGCCTGCCGCAGGACAGCCGCTGGGACCCGGCCCTGGGCGGCGGTGCGCTCTACGACGTGGGCTGCTACCCGCTCAACCTGATGCGCCTGCTCAGCGGCCATGAACCGGAGCTGGTCAGCGCCGACGCCGACTTCAGCGCCAGCGGCGTGGACCAGCTCGCGCATGTGCAGCTGCGCCTGGGTAGCGCCATCGGCCACCTGGACTGCGGCTTCGCGCTGCCGCTGCTGGACCATCATTTCGAGCTGTTCGGCAGCCGCGGCCACCTGCGCCTGCCGCAGCCCTTCATCGCGAAGAACGTGGCGGCCGAGCTGCAGGTGAGCCTGCAAGGCGTGGAGCGCATCGAGCGCTTCGAGCCGGTGGACCACTACGCCCTGATGGTGGCCCACTTCGAGCGCGCCGCGCTCGGTGAGGAAGCGCTGCGCTGGGGCCTGGACGACGCGCTGGCGCAGGCACAGGCGCTCGACGCCATCCTGCAGCGCATCAGGCCGGCCTGA